The following proteins come from a genomic window of Miscanthus floridulus cultivar M001 chromosome 2, ASM1932011v1, whole genome shotgun sequence:
- the LOC136536351 gene encoding uncharacterized protein gives MGGRHGGRRRGPGPVVAWDGGASDGGTRRGGASGLGPRAASTTGVARWWALVRARALQWAGPAVARRGPAVARHGRGEGAGTGAGEGAGAVAAAATGKGVGKSACGGGGALLGWALAVRERKGEEEIKD, from the coding sequence ATGGGCGGCAGGCACGGCGGGCGCCGGCGAGGGCCGGGGCCGGTGGTGGCGTGGGACGGTGGCGCCAGCGACGGTGGCACGCGGCGAGGTGGCGCGAGCGGCCTAGGGCCGCGGGCGGCCAGCACGACGGGCGTGGCGCGGTGGTGGGCGCTGGTGAGGGCGCGGGCGCTGCAGTGGGCAGGGCCAGCGGTGGCGCGGCGggggccggcggtggcacggcaCGGGCGCGGCGAGGGTGCAGGGACCGGGGCGGGCGAGGGTGCGGGCGCGGTGGCCGCTGCAGCCACGGGGAAGGGCGTGGGGAAGAGCGCGTGCGGCGGTGGCGGTGCGCTGCTCGGGTGGGCGCTGGCGGtgcgagagagaaagggagaggaagagatAAAGGATTGA